A stretch of the Acidilobus sp. 7A genome encodes the following:
- a CDS encoding MFS transporter, giving the protein MNSKDWMASLIPFNIAMGPLSTLVTLEIYDLRGGAVGVSYAMSAGTAASMLASILWGFALDRYDRKRVLLAGLLGTFLSLLALSFASSTAQVAAYYASASLFSSAVGMAVSVLIMDTIEKPRWSSAYSRYNMLSSVGYLAGDVGAAALSGFLRARTLDEIMAAVTAASVAWSLRAVPRSAVRFERESLLHVIEGFLVRLRVVPMFFLRLPTRSTFKPLRLLKLGRSPAAYIPTLFLAITVFYVSSGIFNTLYPYGLRALGLSSTEVFVVISAGMAAQALGYQLAPRLISSSGNNARASFRALLTRGASYIGIGVATRLAGSQAYLLGTGLTLYPLAAGIAFATFYTASNIMVFEVLKGSSEGRGLGLYSTLTGSAFFAGSLASGFLANRIGFGYTYVIAGLLLGGSAYMFRELENMA; this is encoded by the coding sequence TTGAACTCCAAGGACTGGATGGCGTCGCTGATACCGTTCAACATAGCAATGGGTCCCCTCTCGACCCTGGTGACGCTTGAGATCTATGACCTCAGGGGAGGGGCTGTTGGCGTCAGCTATGCAATGTCCGCTGGCACTGCGGCCTCGATGCTGGCCTCAATACTGTGGGGCTTTGCGCTCGACAGGTATGACAGGAAGCGAGTTCTGTTGGCTGGCCTCCTGGGCACCTTCTTATCGTTGCTGGCCCTCTCCTTCGCCAGCTCAACGGCCCAGGTGGCCGCGTACTACGCCTCAGCCTCCCTCTTCTCTTCAGCCGTTGGTATGGCTGTCAGCGTCCTTATAATGGACACCATAGAGAAGCCGAGGTGGAGCTCAGCGTACTCGAGGTACAACATGCTCTCATCAGTAGGTTACCTTGCAGGCGACGTAGGTGCCGCCGCGCTCTCAGGGTTCCTGCGCGCGAGAACTCTGGATGAGATAATGGCAGCCGTGACGGCGGCCTCCGTGGCTTGGTCCCTCCGGGCAGTACCCAGGTCAGCAGTGCGGTTTGAGAGGGAGTCGTTGCTCCACGTCATTGAGGGGTTCCTGGTGAGGCTCAGGGTCGTGCCGATGTTTTTCCTTAGGCTACCGACCAGGAGCACCTTCAAGCCCCTGAGGCTCCTAAAGCTGGGAAGGAGCCCAGCGGCTTACATCCCCACGCTCTTCCTTGCCATAACAGTCTTCTACGTGTCGTCCGGCATATTTAACACCCTTTACCCATATGGGCTGAGAGCGCTAGGGCTCAGCAGCACCGAGGTCTTTGTGGTCATATCTGCTGGGATGGCGGCGCAGGCACTGGGCTACCAGCTGGCGCCCAGGTTGATCTCGAGCTCAGGGAACAACGCGAGGGCCAGCTTCAGGGCGCTCCTGACCAGGGGGGCCTCCTACATAGGCATAGGGGTAGCCACGAGGCTGGCGGGCTCCCAGGCCTACCTGCTGGGCACGGGGCTGACGCTCTATCCTCTGGCCGCGGGCATAGCCTTTGCGACGTTTTACACCGCGTCAAACATCATGGTGTTTGAGGTCCTCAAGGGCTCGAGCGAGGGAAGGGGCCTTGGGCTCTACAGCACCTTGACAGGCTCAGCTTTCTTCGCCGGCTCCCTGGCCTCAGGCTTCCTGGCGAACAGGATAGGCTTCGGCTACACATATGTAATAGCTGGCCTCCTCCTGGGGGGCTCAGCCTACATGTTCAGGGAGCTTGAGAACATGGCATGA
- a CDS encoding TenA family transcriptional regulator — MGSVIDDLRDYVSDLTAQVESALVNAKLDVETLRRFTLNELYIAPYDYRALSLFVPKASADDEVDFVSGLLEGGPRWTRNLRHLAEELKVTYRPELVSPEAVGYTHFLTWLGINGNLGDLAVFVGVNFRSFCVNTSRLANLAEDLGVRSASFLRCKGVNDERERLIDAIAERYANDLSMYRHVARQAQYYELAFWRHVAGLR, encoded by the coding sequence GTGGGCAGCGTAATTGATGACCTTAGGGACTACGTATCGGACCTAACAGCCCAAGTGGAGAGCGCCCTCGTCAACGCAAAGCTTGACGTTGAGACACTCAGGAGGTTCACGCTGAACGAGCTCTACATAGCACCCTACGACTACAGGGCGCTCTCGCTCTTCGTACCCAAGGCGTCAGCCGATGATGAGGTGGACTTCGTCAGCGGCCTCCTAGAAGGAGGGCCTAGGTGGACGCGCAACCTAAGGCACCTTGCGGAGGAGCTAAAGGTAACCTACAGGCCTGAGCTGGTGAGCCCCGAGGCCGTGGGCTACACTCACTTCCTCACCTGGCTTGGCATTAACGGCAACCTTGGCGACCTGGCGGTCTTTGTCGGAGTCAACTTCAGGTCGTTCTGCGTCAACACATCTAGGCTCGCGAACCTGGCGGAGGACCTCGGAGTCAGGTCGGCGAGCTTCCTAAGGTGCAAGGGCGTCAACGATGAGAGGGAGAGGCTGATCGATGCCATAGCTGAGAGATATGCGAACGATCTAAGCATGTATAGGCACGTCGCGAGACAGGCTCAGTACTACGAGCTAGCCTTCTGGAGGCATGTCGCAGGGCTGCGCTGA
- a CDS encoding aminotransferase class V-fold PLP-dependent enzyme encodes MDLSEIMTRLAEVAKSVPVHYRDGLLGSMTTQPHPIAKVAFDMFQNLNANDLDLYEPIRELEQEAIEELGSYVGCSGCRGYITSGGSESNLAALYLAREHGLESVYYTAAAHHSVAKAARLLRMKAISVGMKSYKMDVDSLRSLCRVNGPGVVVVTVGTTSMGLIDPVEEVSEAAEECGSIVHVDAALGGLVAPFIYPGRRFGFENSSVMSVTLDPHKLGLAPLPAGGLIVRDEGWLRPLYFEANYYPAGVQLGLLGTRSAGPIAATWAITKYMGREGYAAQARELMNRTQRLVKGVKGLGLKMPAEPEVPVVCIERDDDVSLLRALKSRGLYAYRCGLVSGLRVVVMPHVTDKLIDKFIRALGELTRSS; translated from the coding sequence ATGGATCTCAGCGAAATAATGACAAGGTTGGCTGAGGTGGCCAAGTCCGTCCCCGTGCACTACAGGGACGGCCTCCTGGGCTCTATGACCACGCAGCCGCACCCTATAGCTAAGGTTGCCTTTGACATGTTTCAGAACCTTAATGCTAATGATCTGGACCTCTACGAGCCTATCAGGGAGCTCGAGCAGGAGGCCATAGAGGAGCTGGGCAGCTACGTGGGCTGCAGTGGCTGCAGGGGCTACATAACCAGCGGCGGCAGCGAGTCAAACTTAGCGGCCCTCTACCTCGCAAGGGAGCACGGCCTTGAGAGCGTCTACTACACGGCCGCCGCACACCACTCCGTAGCGAAGGCCGCCAGGCTACTGAGGATGAAGGCGATAAGCGTCGGCATGAAATCATACAAAATGGACGTCGACTCCCTTCGCTCCCTTTGTAGGGTGAACGGCCCAGGGGTCGTAGTGGTAACTGTCGGCACTACGTCGATGGGCCTCATAGACCCGGTTGAGGAGGTCTCTGAGGCCGCGGAGGAGTGCGGCTCCATCGTACACGTAGATGCCGCCCTTGGAGGTCTCGTGGCCCCGTTCATATACCCGGGGAGAAGGTTTGGCTTTGAGAACAGCTCGGTAATGAGTGTCACCCTTGACCCCCACAAGCTGGGCCTGGCACCTCTCCCTGCCGGAGGGCTCATAGTCAGGGATGAGGGCTGGCTGAGGCCCCTTTACTTTGAGGCCAACTACTACCCTGCTGGGGTCCAGCTGGGCCTCCTTGGCACCAGGAGCGCGGGACCCATAGCTGCCACGTGGGCCATAACCAAGTACATGGGCAGGGAGGGCTACGCGGCGCAGGCGAGGGAGCTCATGAACAGGACCCAGCGCCTAGTTAAGGGCGTTAAGGGGCTCGGCCTTAAGATGCCCGCTGAGCCCGAGGTACCCGTAGTCTGCATCGAGAGGGATGACGATGTGAGCCTCCTCAGGGCCCTCAAGTCAAGGGGGCTCTACGCCTACAGGTGCGGCCTCGTCAGCGGGCTAAGGGTTGTAGTCATGCCGCACGTAACCGATAAGCTGATAGATAAGTTCATAAGGGCCCTCGGAGAGCTTACGCGCTCTAGCTAG
- a CDS encoding NADP-dependent malic enzyme — translation MSEGEPASDQWYTISVNMHRFYSGKIEVLPKVPVRGMKDFAVWYSPGVAAVSKLISKDPDLSFELTSRWNTIAVVSDGTRVLGLGKVGPEAAYPVMEGKALLFKYLGGVDAVPIVHRASDVAKFVELLQLIEPSFGGINLEDIEKPKCFTILDEARSKLSIPVWHDDQQGTATVELAGLTNALKVVGKRLQDVRIVIFGAGAANTAFYRLLKAVGVKTSHIVVVDKYGILHPEMKDIDKLMFTDPYQYRMAIETGGGGLPSDAPVSKAFEGADVVVAASAPGPGTIRPEWVSRMNKDAIVFALANPVPEIWPSEAKKAGARIVATGRSDFPNQVNNSLVFPAVFRGVLDVRAKTITDTMAVAAAYELARFAEENGGISESRILPTMEEWEVYPRVAAAIAVKAVEEGVARRTTPYREELERAREIIGTVRQKIDALIDRGLISMPM, via the coding sequence GTGTCAGAGGGAGAGCCGGCCTCAGACCAATGGTATACCATCAGCGTTAACATGCACAGGTTCTACAGCGGCAAGATAGAGGTGCTGCCCAAGGTGCCGGTCAGGGGCATGAAGGACTTCGCCGTTTGGTACTCGCCCGGGGTTGCCGCAGTCAGCAAGCTCATAAGCAAGGACCCTGACCTCTCCTTCGAGCTCACGTCAAGGTGGAACACCATCGCCGTGGTCAGCGACGGCACCAGAGTCCTCGGTCTCGGCAAGGTGGGCCCCGAGGCCGCCTACCCTGTGATGGAGGGGAAGGCGCTTCTCTTCAAGTACCTGGGAGGCGTTGACGCCGTGCCAATTGTGCACAGGGCCAGCGATGTCGCTAAGTTCGTTGAGCTTCTCCAGCTCATAGAGCCCTCCTTCGGCGGCATAAACCTCGAGGACATAGAGAAGCCCAAGTGCTTCACCATACTTGACGAGGCCAGGTCAAAGCTCAGCATACCCGTGTGGCACGACGACCAGCAGGGGACCGCCACCGTAGAGCTGGCGGGCCTCACGAACGCCCTCAAGGTCGTAGGCAAGAGGCTTCAGGACGTGAGGATAGTAATATTTGGCGCTGGGGCTGCCAACACGGCCTTCTACAGGCTGCTAAAGGCGGTGGGCGTGAAGACCTCACATATAGTCGTGGTTGATAAATACGGCATTCTTCACCCTGAGATGAAGGACATAGACAAGCTGATGTTCACAGACCCCTATCAGTACCGGATGGCCATTGAGACCGGTGGAGGGGGCCTCCCATCAGATGCCCCCGTCTCAAAGGCCTTCGAGGGGGCCGACGTCGTCGTTGCCGCCTCGGCCCCAGGGCCCGGCACCATAAGGCCCGAGTGGGTGTCAAGGATGAACAAGGACGCCATAGTGTTCGCCCTCGCCAACCCAGTGCCCGAGATATGGCCTTCGGAGGCGAAGAAGGCGGGGGCGAGGATAGTAGCTACCGGCAGGAGCGACTTCCCAAACCAGGTCAACAACAGCCTCGTGTTCCCAGCCGTCTTCAGGGGGGTCCTTGACGTGAGGGCGAAGACCATAACTGACACGATGGCCGTGGCGGCAGCCTATGAGCTCGCGAGATTTGCCGAGGAGAACGGGGGCATAAGCGAAAGCAGGATACTTCCGACCATGGAGGAGTGGGAGGTCTACCCGAGGGTTGCAGCTGCCATAGCAGTTAAAGCTGTTGAGGAGGGGGTCGCCAGGAGGACGACACCTTACAGGGAGGAGCTGGAGAGGGCCAGGGAGATAATCGGCACCGTCAGGCAGAAGATAGACGCGCTGATAGACAGGGGCCTAATATCAATGCCCATGTGA
- a CDS encoding cytosine permease — MARELSGPSAGGSDTPEFDTISITRYDPGRGQVELTRGFPHEGSLWNPDVHPVPISGRNWGAITYFLIWVSMAFIVPSWTLASIGLIYGLTPLQSILTVFAGNAIVLVPMLIQSHGGARYGIAEPQLTRTRWGTYGAIFPSWVRAVIGAGWWGIESYIITEAATAIYAISTGKASSIAYTVAHFSDYPFVLAKDFPSIFWATFAAVIGAQILAFYLSPIVKSQPALRWLARVGGPIVMAAFFTLWVYFMSAANWSVNLSALASTGHFTWLGLLVFLNANIAFWATMALTMPDYTRFARSQRSHAYGQAAMPFLMLVVAALSVMTTSAAYKLYGEAIWDPVVLASLHMARPLAYFVLLSIILATFLVNAFANAVGPAYDIANTFPKYMSWFKGSLALIAIGIGIGAWSYYGNAYSYIQNWLLTYGGLLGSIEGVIIFDYAIIRRFKFDLADVFRSDGMFRYWHGINPAAVITFVVVALLIYAPLPYHALLFDGSWLLSFTVSGLIYLPLMKYWVIPKYQPQLSGGLLKGYLSPTTTVIFSRSANSMA, encoded by the coding sequence TTGGCTAGGGAACTGAGTGGCCCGTCAGCTGGAGGGTCAGACACTCCTGAGTTTGACACCATCTCAATAACTAGGTACGACCCGGGCAGGGGTCAGGTTGAGCTGACCAGGGGGTTCCCTCACGAGGGCTCCCTCTGGAACCCTGACGTACACCCCGTGCCCATATCGGGCAGGAACTGGGGCGCTATAACTTACTTCCTGATATGGGTCTCCATGGCCTTCATAGTGCCCTCGTGGACGCTTGCGAGCATAGGCCTCATCTATGGCCTGACGCCGCTGCAGTCTATACTTACGGTCTTCGCAGGGAACGCCATAGTGCTAGTTCCAATGCTAATACAGTCCCACGGAGGAGCCAGGTACGGCATAGCTGAGCCCCAGCTGACGAGGACCAGGTGGGGCACCTACGGTGCGATCTTCCCGAGCTGGGTCAGGGCCGTCATAGGGGCCGGCTGGTGGGGCATAGAGAGCTACATCATTACTGAGGCCGCAACCGCCATCTACGCCATCTCGACAGGCAAGGCCTCGTCAATAGCCTACACTGTGGCCCACTTCTCGGACTACCCCTTCGTGCTCGCGAAGGACTTCCCCTCGATATTCTGGGCCACCTTTGCGGCGGTGATAGGCGCACAGATCTTAGCGTTCTACCTGTCACCCATAGTGAAGTCCCAGCCAGCGCTCAGGTGGCTCGCAAGGGTAGGGGGGCCCATAGTGATGGCGGCCTTCTTTACGCTCTGGGTCTACTTCATGTCGGCCGCCAACTGGTCCGTCAACCTCTCGGCGCTGGCCTCCACAGGCCACTTCACGTGGCTCGGCCTCCTAGTATTCCTCAACGCCAACATAGCCTTCTGGGCCACAATGGCCTTAACGATGCCTGACTATACCAGGTTTGCGAGGTCGCAGAGGTCCCATGCCTACGGGCAGGCGGCGATGCCCTTCCTCATGCTTGTGGTGGCAGCGCTCTCGGTTATGACCACCTCAGCCGCATATAAGCTCTATGGCGAGGCCATATGGGACCCCGTGGTGCTCGCCTCGCTCCACATGGCCAGGCCGCTGGCCTACTTCGTGCTGCTATCTATAATACTGGCTACTTTCCTGGTGAACGCCTTCGCCAACGCAGTCGGCCCAGCGTATGACATAGCTAACACCTTCCCGAAGTACATGAGCTGGTTCAAGGGCTCCCTGGCCCTTATAGCCATAGGCATAGGTATAGGGGCCTGGAGCTACTACGGCAACGCCTACAGCTACATCCAGAACTGGCTCCTGACCTACGGGGGCCTGCTGGGCAGCATAGAGGGCGTCATAATATTTGACTATGCTATCATAAGGAGGTTCAAGTTCGACCTGGCAGACGTGTTCAGGAGCGACGGCATGTTCAGGTACTGGCACGGCATAAACCCTGCTGCCGTAATAACGTTCGTAGTTGTGGCGCTGTTGATCTATGCGCCTCTACCGTACCACGCGCTGCTATTCGACGGCTCCTGGCTGCTCTCATTTACTGTCTCAGGGCTGATATACTTGCCACTCATGAAGTACTGGGTCATACCAAAGTATCAGCCGCAGCTCAGCGGAGGCCTCCTCAAAGGCTACCTCAGTCCAACAACTACAGTGATATTCTCTCGCTCAGCCAACAGCATGGCTTAA
- a CDS encoding cupin domain-containing protein gives MKFGSSSEVPAQDVSQLLPGTRGVYVQWLVSRADGSEKIALRRFLVKPHAIMPYHKHKYVEAVFMLRGRLKVNINGIERVLGPGDFFYTGPYEPHSIENPSDEEAEFICAISYEDDMSLQPVERGP, from the coding sequence GTGAAGTTTGGAAGCTCCTCCGAGGTCCCAGCGCAGGACGTCTCCCAGCTGCTCCCTGGCACGAGGGGGGTCTACGTCCAGTGGCTCGTGAGCAGGGCTGACGGCTCGGAGAAGATTGCCCTGAGGAGGTTCCTGGTCAAGCCGCATGCCATCATGCCTTATCACAAGCACAAGTACGTGGAGGCTGTCTTCATGCTCAGGGGCAGGCTCAAGGTTAACATAAACGGCATTGAGAGGGTGCTTGGCCCTGGGGACTTCTTCTACACGGGGCCCTATGAGCCCCACAGCATAGAGAACCCCTCTGACGAGGAGGCAGAGTTCATCTGTGCCATCAGCTATGAGGACGACATGTCCCTTCAGCCGGTGGAGCGGGGGCCTTAA